From one Coxiella-like endosymbiont genomic stretch:
- a CDS encoding FtsX-like permease family protein codes for MVDGIGVINIMMYVSVIERHREIGIRMAIGARRANIRWNVFD; via the coding sequence AGATGGTATCGGTGTAATCAATATTATGATGTACGTTTCTGTTATTGAGCGACATCGCGAAATTGGCATTCGTATGGCTATCGGTGCTCGACGCGCTAATATACGGTGGAATGTTTTTGATTGA
- a CDS encoding DUF4143 domain-containing protein, whose amino-acid sequence MAENKPSLRITNEIYEQYEYTRKFKPSLYYYRTRGGVEIDLILKTKEKLIGIECVTTIDNISLSTKRDEKFLQKISRCYRIFYCSYPKVLSIG is encoded by the coding sequence TTGGCGGAAAACAAACCTTCATTGCGCATCACAAATGAAATTTATGAGCAATACGAATATACAAGGAAATTCAAGCCGAGTCTCTATTATTATCGGACTCGGGGCGGTGTTGAGATTGATTTAATTTTAAAAACTAAAGAAAAGCTTATCGGAATTGAATGTGTAACAACTATTGATAATATCTCTCTATCAACAAAGAGGGATGAAAAGTTTCTTCAAAAAATATCTCGATGCTACAGGATATTTTATTGCTCCTATCCAAAAGTCCTATCAATTGGATAA
- a CDS encoding rhodanese-like domain-containing protein, whose protein sequence is MRELYKRDICHIGGLHTLLQELNTFLTTLPKDKLIVFYCRSGQRSPFLLHNY, encoded by the coding sequence GTGCGTGAACTCTATAAAAGAGATATCTGTCATATTGGCGGCCTACATACTCTGTTACAGGAACTTAACACGTTTCTAACGACGTTACCGAAAGACAAACTTATCGTTTTCTATTGCAGATCTGGTCAGCGCAGCCCGTTTTTGCTGCACAATTACTAA
- the fba gene encoding class II fructose-bisphosphate aldolase (catalyzes the reversible aldol condensation of dihydroxyacetonephosphate and glyceraldehyde 3-phosphate in the Calvin cycle, glycolysis, and/or gluconeogenesis): MALITLRQLLDHAAEHGYGVPAFNVNNLEQVRAIMEAADETRSPVIVQASAGARQYAGPHFIRALILAATEEWPHIPICMHQDHGASPAVCQRSIQMGFTSVMMDGSLLEDQKTPADYEYNVSVTELTTQMAHACGVSVEGELGCLGSLETLRAGEKDGGSGDEGELSRDQMLTDPEQAVDFVRKTKVDALAIAIGTSHGAYKFLQPPTGEVLVIDRIKAIHERLPDTHLVMHGSSSVPQEWLKIINEYGGKIPQTYGVPVEEIQEGIRYGVRKVNIDTDLRLASTGSIRRYLAQNPSEFDLRKYLGEALKAMKAICKMRYEVFGAVGQAEKIKVISLENIAGRYKNGELEPRIQEKQSVS; the protein is encoded by the coding sequence ATGGCCCTAATTACGTTGCGACAATTGTTAGATCATGCAGCTGAGCATGGGTATGGTGTTCCTGCTTTTAATGTTAACAACTTAGAGCAAGTACGTGCCATTATGGAAGCAGCTGATGAGACTCGAAGCCCTGTCATCGTTCAGGCCTCAGCAGGGGCGCGTCAATATGCTGGCCCCCACTTTATTCGGGCGCTCATTCTCGCGGCAACCGAAGAATGGCCCCATATTCCGATTTGTATGCATCAAGATCACGGGGCTTCCCCAGCAGTGTGCCAACGGTCTATTCAAATGGGATTCACCTCAGTGATGATGGATGGTTCTCTCCTTGAAGACCAAAAAACCCCGGCGGACTATGAATACAATGTCTCTGTAACAGAATTAACCACGCAGATGGCTCATGCTTGTGGCGTTTCAGTGGAAGGTGAGCTTGGTTGCTTAGGTTCGCTAGAAACCTTGAGAGCGGGTGAGAAGGATGGCGGCTCAGGTGATGAAGGAGAATTATCACGTGACCAGATGTTGACCGATCCAGAACAAGCTGTTGATTTTGTCAGAAAAACAAAAGTAGACGCGCTGGCTATTGCTATTGGTACCAGTCATGGCGCTTATAAATTTTTACAACCTCCGACGGGAGAAGTACTCGTAATTGATAGAATTAAAGCTATTCACGAACGACTTCCAGATACGCATTTGGTAATGCATGGTTCTTCGTCGGTGCCCCAAGAATGGCTTAAAATAATTAATGAATATGGTGGTAAGATTCCTCAAACTTATGGTGTACCTGTCGAAGAAATCCAAGAAGGTATTCGCTATGGTGTTCGAAAAGTCAACATCGATACCGATTTGAGGTTAGCTTCTACAGGTTCCATTCGTCGTTATCTTGCTCAAAATCCTTCTGAATTCGATCTAAGAAAATACTTAGGTGAAGCACTTAAAGCAATGAAAGCCATATGCAAAATGCGTTACGAAGTCTTTGGTGCTGTGGGACAAGCTGAAAAAATCAAAGTGATTTCGCTTGAAAATATCGCCGGACGCTATAAAAATGGAGAGTTGGAGCCGCGAATTCAGGAAAAACAATCTGTTTCCTAG
- a CDS encoding APC family permease, with the protein MRHVTNYRGQYSYSPLHTWHARKFSFSWIIWLSYASLASTEVQAVLQYLNYFFPSLVHSDGGLTIYGYFLASVLMITISAINIFSLRWLLRFNSALTILKIAIPTVVAVVILALYFAPSRLIHPAHTAFMPYGTHGIFAAVTTGGIVFAFNGFKQACEMAGEAKNPSRALPFAIIGSVVICLIIYLLLQFAFLSSLLPINLVHGWAHLNLQGGTSPITAIVHQGHLDVLLPLLYLGAIIGPLAAALMYTSSGARALYGMSKNRHIPLLFQHLTTQGNPSIAIIANFVLGMCLFAPLPGWDRMIAFLTSLMALTYGVAPICLLALRQQLPHRSRPFKLPAVTLWTTGAFYICTLLTYWSGWMIISKLGLVLLIGLAVLILHRYFIEPDKRFAFHWRASIWVWPYFLGVALISYLGNFGGGKGIITFGWDFVVIGVFCIFTLWLAIKFKLPSELTQRFLQDPEFDQHLREREPSGT; encoded by the coding sequence TTGCGCCATGTTACCAATTACCGGGGCCAGTATTCGTATTCCCCACTACACACATGGCACGCTCGTAAGTTTTCTTTTTCTTGGATAATCTGGCTGTCCTACGCCTCATTAGCCTCCACGGAAGTTCAGGCGGTCCTGCAATATTTAAACTATTTCTTTCCTTCTTTAGTTCACAGCGATGGTGGTTTAACCATTTATGGTTATTTTTTAGCTTCAGTGTTAATGATAACGATTTCAGCAATTAATATTTTTTCCTTACGTTGGTTATTGCGGTTTAACAGCGCTTTAACCATTTTAAAAATTGCCATCCCTACGGTGGTGGCCGTAGTTATTTTAGCGTTATATTTCGCTCCTTCTCGGCTTATTCACCCTGCTCATACCGCTTTTATGCCTTACGGGACGCATGGCATATTTGCGGCAGTCACTACGGGCGGCATCGTTTTTGCTTTCAATGGATTTAAACAAGCCTGTGAAATGGCTGGGGAGGCCAAAAATCCTTCCCGTGCTTTACCTTTTGCCATTATTGGGTCTGTAGTGATTTGTTTGATTATTTATCTTTTGCTGCAATTTGCTTTTCTATCCTCGCTTCTACCCATTAATTTAGTCCATGGCTGGGCGCACCTAAACCTGCAAGGCGGCACAAGCCCTATTACTGCGATTGTGCATCAAGGACATTTAGATGTTCTGCTTCCTCTATTGTACCTAGGAGCAATCATTGGCCCATTAGCTGCCGCATTAATGTACACTAGTAGTGGAGCACGCGCGTTGTATGGCATGAGCAAAAACCGCCACATTCCTCTTTTATTTCAACACCTAACTACTCAAGGAAACCCTTCAATTGCTATCATTGCTAATTTTGTTTTAGGAATGTGCCTCTTTGCACCACTGCCAGGATGGGATCGTATGATAGCCTTCCTCACCTCGCTAATGGCATTAACCTATGGCGTTGCTCCTATTTGCTTGCTAGCCTTACGCCAACAACTGCCTCATCGTTCCCGACCATTTAAATTACCTGCTGTCACATTATGGACTACAGGGGCATTTTACATTTGTACCCTCCTTACTTACTGGAGTGGATGGATGATTATTTCTAAGCTCGGCCTTGTTTTGCTCATTGGACTTGCTGTGCTGATTCTTCACCGTTATTTCATCGAGCCCGATAAGCGATTTGCTTTCCATTGGAGAGCGTCTATATGGGTATGGCCTTATTTTCTAGGAGTCGCTTTGATTTCCTATCTCGGCAATTTTGGTGGAGGGAAGGGGATTATTACTTTCGGATGGGATTTTGTTGTCATTGGTGTATTTTGTATTTTCACTCTGTGGCTGGCAATAAAATTTAAATTGCCTTCTGAACTCACTCAACGTTTTCTTCAAGATCCCGAATTCGATCAGCACCTACGGGAGAGAGAACCAAGTGGAACATGA
- the pyk gene encoding pyruvate kinase, whose translation MSKNNQHMLRRTKIIATLGPATDDPSILEEIINEGVDVVRLNFSHDSHERHKKRIEMVREAAKKQERVIGILADLQGPKIRISSFKLGKIKLKKGNQFILDADLPPVEGTEGKVGIDYKNLPQDVKANDVLLLDDGRLKLIVQGVDGNKIICRVVVGGELSNHKGINRLGDGLSAESMTEKDIEDLKFVVNLNVDYIAISFPRDAEDVLKAKRLIQGYKGKAGVIAKIERAEAVKNIDTIIEASDGVMVARGDLAVEIGDAQVPLVQKDIIHRVRSLDKPVIIATQMMESMIHAFMPTRAEVSDVANAVLDNTDAVMLSAETAVGDYPVLAVGAMVRTCMASELQPRSHTSRHRVECCFKRIDEAIAMATMYTANHLDIKAIVALTESGMTPLWMSRIRTAIPIYGLSRFDKSLGRMTLYRGVYPIKFDPTQYSQKEVNIVNIKAIEVMEKQDLLKKGDLVILTKGDHMGVGGGSNAMKILTVGKIV comes from the coding sequence ATGAGCAAAAATAATCAACACATGTTGCGTCGTACGAAAATTATCGCGACTTTAGGTCCTGCGACAGATGACCCCTCAATTTTAGAAGAAATTATTAACGAAGGCGTGGACGTTGTTCGCTTGAATTTTTCTCACGACTCCCATGAGCGTCATAAAAAACGAATTGAGATGGTGCGTGAGGCTGCCAAAAAACAAGAACGAGTAATTGGGATTTTGGCAGACTTGCAAGGACCCAAAATTCGAATATCGAGTTTTAAGCTAGGAAAAATAAAATTAAAGAAAGGAAACCAGTTTATTTTAGACGCGGATTTACCTCCTGTTGAAGGAACCGAAGGAAAAGTGGGGATTGATTATAAAAACTTGCCGCAAGATGTAAAAGCTAACGATGTGTTATTGCTAGACGATGGGCGTCTCAAATTGATCGTTCAAGGTGTTGATGGAAATAAAATTATTTGTCGGGTAGTAGTGGGTGGCGAATTGTCCAACCACAAAGGAATTAATCGTTTGGGGGATGGTCTCTCGGCGGAGTCGATGACGGAAAAAGATATCGAAGATTTAAAGTTTGTTGTCAATCTCAATGTGGACTATATAGCGATTTCATTTCCCCGGGATGCAGAAGATGTTCTTAAGGCGAAACGTTTGATTCAAGGTTATAAAGGGAAAGCGGGCGTTATTGCTAAAATTGAACGTGCTGAAGCTGTGAAAAATATTGATACCATTATCGAAGCCAGCGACGGTGTTATGGTTGCTCGCGGCGACTTAGCTGTTGAGATTGGCGATGCTCAAGTGCCCTTAGTTCAAAAAGATATTATCCATCGAGTCCGTTCTCTTGATAAGCCCGTCATTATTGCCACTCAAATGATGGAGTCGATGATCCACGCTTTTATGCCTACTCGAGCAGAAGTATCTGATGTAGCTAACGCTGTTTTGGATAATACCGATGCGGTTATGCTTTCGGCCGAAACGGCAGTGGGTGACTATCCGGTGTTAGCAGTTGGAGCCATGGTTCGAACCTGTATGGCTTCCGAATTGCAACCCCGTTCGCATACTTCGCGTCATCGTGTAGAGTGCTGTTTTAAACGCATTGATGAAGCTATTGCAATGGCAACAATGTATACAGCCAATCATTTGGACATTAAAGCAATTGTGGCCTTAACAGAATCAGGAATGACTCCTCTGTGGATGTCACGAATTCGAACAGCAATTCCTATTTATGGTTTAAGTCGTTTTGATAAATCCTTGGGGAGAATGACTCTCTATCGTGGGGTTTATCCGATTAAATTCGATCCCACTCAATACAGCCAGAAAGAGGTCAATATTGTCAATATTAAGGCTATTGAAGTTATGGAAAAACAGGACTTATTGAAGAAAGGAGATTTGGTAATATTGACTAAAGGTGATCATATGGGTGTTGGAGGTGGTTCAAACGCTATGAAGATTTTAACCGTGGGGAAAATAGTTTAA
- a CDS encoding AAA family ATPase, with the protein MHHRKRHIKRILLKSAKIFPVLGVLGPRQVGKSTFLMKEMKEWSAVLRATYLTFDKQEIALKANRAPEQFLLNESSH; encoded by the coding sequence ATGCATCATCGGAAACGGCATATTAAAAGGATTCTTCTAAAAAGCGCTAAGATATTTCCCGTATTGGGAGTTTTAGGTCCTCGACAGGTAGGCAAAAGCACCTTCTTAATGAAAGAAATGAAAGAGTGGTCCGCCGTCCTCAGGGCTACCTATCTCACTTTTGATAAACAAGAAATCGCTCTAAAAGCGAATCGCGCTCCAGAACAATTTCTATTAAACGAAAGTAGTCATTAA
- a CDS encoding SMP-30/gluconolactonase/LRE family protein translates to MEKGITISNGFGFSPDDQIFYYTDGFKYPIYQYDFDINHEVGVKGLTEPSFAG, encoded by the coding sequence ATGGAAAAAGGGATTACTATTTCAAATGGATTTGGTTTTAGTCCGGATGATCAAATTTTTTATTATACAGACGGTTTCAAATATCCGATTTATCAATACGATTTTGATATTAATCACGAAGTTGGTGTCAAAGGCTTGACAGAACCTAGTTTTGCGGGATGA
- a CDS encoding acyl-CoA thioesterase, which translates to MTPEKINFAGNIHGGYILKLIDQTAYACAARYSGHYVVTLSVDGVLFKQPIYVGELVTCYANVNYVGRSSMEVGIKIVAENLATGEKRHTNSCYVTMIAVNKNLKPIEIKPLTIHNEIEQRRFEEAKMRRQMRLSLARVHHSNPKK; encoded by the coding sequence ATGACCCCTGAAAAGATAAATTTTGCTGGTAATATTCACGGGGGCTACATTCTTAAATTAATTGATCAAACGGCTTATGCTTGCGCAGCACGCTATAGCGGACATTATGTTGTAACGCTATCCGTTGATGGGGTGCTTTTTAAACAACCCATTTACGTCGGTGAATTGGTAACATGTTATGCAAACGTCAATTATGTAGGCCGTTCTTCAATGGAAGTCGGCATTAAAATTGTCGCCGAAAATCTCGCCACCGGCGAAAAGCGCCACACGAATTCTTGTTATGTCACAATGATCGCTGTCAATAAAAATTTAAAACCCATAGAAATAAAACCATTAACAATTCATAATGAAATCGAACAACGACGTTTCGAAGAAGCAAAAATGAGACGTCAAATGCGCCTTTCTTTAGCAAGAGTTCATCATTCCAATCCGAAAAAATAA
- the gap gene encoding type I glyceraldehyde-3-phosphate dehydrogenase, translated as MTYKIAINGYGRIGRNILRAFYESKKHHDFKIVAINDLGDINTNAHLTKYDSVHGRFLADVSVDKEGLMIDGDKIKVCIVRNPEQLPWRELDIDLVLECTGLFTSKEKSEAHLKAGAKKVLISAPAGKDVKTIVFGVNENILTKEDKIISNASCTTNCLAPLMKVLNDEIGVECGLMVTVHSYTNDQNITDSYHKDLHRARAATQSMIPTKTGAVAAVGLVLPELDRKLDGYAIRVPTINVSVIDFTFDAKKSVSVWEVNAVMKRAAEGKMKGVLGYNEEPLVSIDFNHDPHSLVFDAGQTRLIDKLVKVVAWYDNEWGFSNRMLDVAGAFLDPRS; from the coding sequence ATGACATATAAAATTGCCATTAATGGTTATGGCCGCATTGGTCGAAATATTTTACGAGCTTTTTATGAATCAAAAAAGCATCACGATTTTAAAATTGTTGCTATCAATGATTTAGGAGATATCAACACTAATGCTCATTTAACTAAATATGACTCAGTGCATGGACGATTTCTTGCTGATGTAAGTGTAGATAAAGAGGGATTAATGATCGATGGTGATAAAATTAAAGTATGTATAGTAAGGAATCCAGAGCAATTGCCTTGGAGGGAACTTGATATCGATTTAGTCCTTGAATGCACGGGGTTATTTACAAGTAAAGAAAAATCCGAAGCACATTTAAAAGCAGGGGCAAAAAAAGTTTTAATTTCTGCGCCGGCTGGTAAGGACGTTAAAACAATTGTGTTTGGTGTTAATGAAAATATTCTTACCAAGGAAGATAAAATTATCTCTAATGCCTCTTGTACAACAAACTGTTTGGCACCCCTAATGAAAGTATTGAATGATGAAATTGGTGTTGAATGTGGATTAATGGTAACCGTTCACTCCTACACGAACGATCAAAATATTACCGATAGTTATCACAAAGATTTACATCGAGCGCGTGCAGCTACACAATCGATGATCCCTACCAAAACCGGAGCGGTTGCTGCTGTGGGTTTGGTATTACCGGAACTCGATAGAAAATTAGATGGGTATGCTATTCGGGTGCCTACCATTAATGTTTCGGTCATTGACTTTACTTTCGATGCCAAAAAATCCGTGAGCGTTTGGGAAGTTAATGCTGTGATGAAAAGAGCTGCTGAGGGTAAAATGAAAGGTGTGCTTGGTTATAATGAAGAGCCGCTTGTTTCCATCGATTTTAATCATGACCCACATTCATTGGTTTTCGATGCGGGGCAAACGCGACTAATCGATAAATTAGTAAAGGTAGTCGCTTGGTATGATAATGAGTGGGGATTTTCTAATCGTATGTTGGATGTTGCGGGTGCTTTTTTAGACCCTAGATCTTAA